One window from the genome of Bartonella sp. WD16.2 encodes:
- a CDS encoding hemolysin family protein, producing MVDKINTHNNNQISSHIEGASSQRTNHIEKHSFLSHLFSFLRGRNSTSLRDDLTDALAAHNEDDATLFSPEERIMLYNILRLRETRIDDVMIPRSEIEALEINTPLGEALEYFEKIGYSRMPVYAETLDDPRGIIHIRDILSHITRFITSSASNKNGQKSVPLQLSYTEDLRTPIGKLDLIRTVLFVPSSMLASKLLTRMQATRTQMALVIDEYGGTDGLVSMEDIVELIVGDIEDEHDNINHVIVREPDNKWLIDARTELEDVEKALGPDFIVGEYGDEVDTIGGLIVSILDRIPSKGEIIEAIPGYRFRILEADKRRIKRLRIIRTLENEHLEEATSKG from the coding sequence ATGGTGGATAAAATTAATACACACAATAATAACCAAATATCTTCTCATATTGAAGGAGCCTCTTCTCAACGAACAAATCATATAGAAAAACATTCATTTCTAAGCCATTTGTTTTCATTCTTACGTGGACGTAATTCCACATCACTGCGTGATGATTTAACTGATGCCCTTGCTGCCCACAATGAAGATGACGCTACACTCTTTTCGCCTGAAGAGCGTATTATGTTGTATAATATCTTACGTTTGCGTGAAACACGCATTGATGATGTGATGATTCCACGCTCTGAAATTGAAGCATTAGAAATAAATACCCCTCTTGGGGAAGCTCTCGAATATTTCGAAAAAATTGGCTATTCCCGTATGCCTGTTTATGCTGAAACTTTAGATGATCCACGAGGTATAATCCATATTCGCGATATCCTTAGTCACATAACCCGCTTTATTACCAGTTCAGCTTCTAACAAAAATGGACAAAAATCTGTTCCACTTCAATTAAGCTATACGGAGGATTTACGTACCCCAATTGGTAAACTAGATCTCATTCGAACAGTTCTATTTGTTCCAAGTTCCATGCTTGCTAGTAAATTATTAACGCGTATGCAAGCCACACGAACACAAATGGCTTTGGTTATTGATGAATATGGTGGCACAGATGGTTTAGTTTCTATGGAAGATATTGTTGAACTCATCGTTGGTGATATTGAAGATGAACACGACAATATTAATCATGTTATTGTACGTGAACCCGATAATAAATGGCTTATTGATGCAAGAACTGAATTAGAAGATGTGGAAAAGGCTCTCGGTCCTGATTTCATTGTAGGAGAATACGGTGATGAAGTCGATACTATTGGTGGTTTGATTGTTTCCATTCTTGATCGTATTCCTTCAAAAGGTGAAATCATTGAAGCTATACCTGGTTACAGATTCCGTATTTTAGAAGCTGATAAACGCCGGATTAAGCGATTACGCATTATTCGTACCCTAGAAAATGAGCATTTAGAAGAAGCTACTTCAAAAGGGTGA
- the miaB gene encoding tRNA (N6-isopentenyl adenosine(37)-C2)-methylthiotransferase MiaB, translated as MKQSHLKNTLSISPQKVFIKTYGCQMNTYDSQRMNDNLSAEGYVTTQTPNDADLILVNTCHIREKAAEKLYSDLGRLRMIRQKRAPDKPLIIGVTGCVAQAEGDEILRRAPTVDLVVGPQMYHRLPELLKQAKQGKKVVETNYAVEDKFTHLPPHNKHAVQKRGVSAFLTIQEGCDKFCTFCVVPYTRGAETSRPVEQITHEAIQLIEAGVKEITLLGQNVNGWHGQSANGKTWRLGDLLYHLAKLDGLKRLRYTTSHPRDMDDSLIAAHRDLDMLMPYLHLPVQSGSDRILKAMNRQHKSIHYLRLIEKIRTARPDIAFSGDFIVGFPGETDEDFEETIKLIKQVGYSSAYSFKYSPRPGTPGATMKNHVDETVKNSRLQRLQALLLDQQHTFLRSKIGQTTNILIEKSGRHLGQMVGRSPWLLPVVVDIQVSTGTIMEIYIKNASSNSFVGEKVNI; from the coding sequence ATGAAGCAGTCGCATCTTAAGAATACACTTTCTATTTCTCCCCAAAAGGTTTTTATCAAAACCTATGGATGTCAAATGAATACTTATGACAGCCAACGAATGAACGATAATCTTAGTGCCGAAGGTTATGTAACCACACAAACACCAAATGATGCCGACCTTATTCTTGTTAACACTTGCCATATTCGTGAAAAAGCAGCAGAAAAACTTTATTCTGATCTTGGTCGCTTGCGGATGATACGTCAAAAACGTGCACCTGATAAACCTTTAATAATCGGTGTAACGGGCTGTGTTGCACAAGCCGAAGGAGATGAAATCTTGCGTCGTGCACCAACAGTAGATCTCGTTGTTGGGCCGCAAATGTATCATCGCTTGCCAGAGTTGTTAAAACAGGCCAAACAAGGAAAAAAAGTCGTTGAAACGAACTATGCTGTTGAAGATAAATTTACTCATTTACCACCTCATAATAAACATGCTGTGCAAAAACGAGGTGTTAGTGCATTTTTAACAATACAGGAAGGATGTGACAAATTTTGCACCTTTTGTGTTGTTCCTTATACACGGGGTGCTGAAACATCACGACCTGTTGAACAAATTACTCATGAAGCCATCCAACTCATTGAAGCTGGTGTCAAAGAAATTACGCTTTTGGGACAAAATGTAAATGGCTGGCATGGACAAAGTGCTAATGGCAAAACTTGGCGCCTTGGTGACCTTCTCTATCATCTTGCTAAACTTGATGGTTTAAAGCGCTTGCGTTATACAACCAGCCATCCACGTGATATGGATGATAGCCTTATTGCTGCACATCGCGATCTTGATATGCTTATGCCTTATCTGCACCTTCCTGTCCAATCTGGTTCAGATCGTATCTTAAAAGCAATGAATCGCCAGCACAAAAGTATCCATTATCTTCGACTCATTGAAAAAATTCGTACCGCACGACCAGATATTGCTTTTTCAGGCGATTTTATTGTGGGATTTCCAGGTGAAACTGATGAAGATTTTGAAGAAACCATTAAACTCATTAAACAAGTAGGTTACAGTTCAGCTTATTCTTTTAAATATTCCCCTCGTCCTGGAACGCCTGGTGCAACAATGAAAAACCATGTCGATGAAACTGTGAAAAATTCTCGTCTTCAACGTTTACAAGCACTTCTTCTTGATCAGCAACATACATTTTTACGTTCTAAAATTGGTCAAACAACCAATATCCTTATCGAAAAATCCGGTCGCCATCTTGGGCAAATGGTAGGTCGCTCTCCTTGGCTGTTACCTGTTGTCGTAGATATACAAGTCTCTACAGGTACTATTATGGAGATTTATATTAAAAATGCGAGCTCAAATAGTTTCGTCGGAGAAAAAGTGAATATTTAA
- the rimP gene encoding ribosome maturation factor RimP, giving the protein MNETERMNNIDEPRLFEEDGIEGRVATLVSPLLQPLSYRLIRVKLSGLNGLTLQIMAERTDGTMTIEDCEIISRTISPFLDVQNVIERKYHLEISSPGIDRPLVRKSDFFKWQGHIVKIETSVVINGRQKFRGILTNITQNSFTLNIDKASHGEITDVLIPFADVTNARLVLTDELIRDALKKDKNLRQQLVPEDNLSTLIEKTNC; this is encoded by the coding sequence ATAAACGAAACTGAAAGAATGAATAACATCGATGAGCCTCGTTTGTTTGAAGAAGATGGCATCGAAGGGCGTGTGGCTACTCTTGTCTCACCATTACTCCAACCTTTAAGTTATCGTTTAATTCGCGTAAAACTCTCTGGTTTAAATGGTCTAACTCTTCAGATTATGGCTGAGCGCACTGATGGTACCATGACAATAGAAGATTGCGAAATTATTAGCCGCACTATTTCGCCTTTTCTTGATGTGCAAAATGTTATTGAACGAAAATATCATTTGGAAATTTCATCTCCTGGTATTGATCGCCCATTGGTAAGAAAATCTGATTTTTTCAAGTGGCAAGGACATATTGTGAAAATTGAAACTAGTGTTGTTATTAATGGACGCCAGAAATTTCGTGGCATACTAACCAACATTACACAAAATAGCTTTACCTTAAATATCGATAAAGCTTCTCACGGAGAAATAACGGATGTTTTGATTCCCTTCGCTGATGTTACGAATGCACGTCTAGTACTCACTGATGAACTTATTCGTGATGCACTGAAAAAAGATAAAAATTTACGTCAACAGCTAGTCCCTGAAGACAATCTCAGCACTTTAATCGAAAAAACAAACTGTTAA
- the metK gene encoding methionine adenosyltransferase: MLHQNYFFTSESVSEGHPDKICDRISDEIVDMIYKEAEKTGTDPWLMRIACETLVSINRVVIAGEVRVPDTLLKRDKNGEFIYDKIGSPIINPTHFRAVARQAIRAIGYEQTGFHWKTVKIDVLLRQQSADIAQAVDNATDCQGQEGAGDQGIMFGYACRETPALMPAPIYYAHKILELLAIARHKKEGEAGKLGPDAKSQITIRYKNGKPIEVTSIVLSTQHLDENWNSNKVQAVVEPYIRQALRDIPISDECSWYINPTGKFVIGGPQSDAGLTGRKIIVDTYGGAAPHGGGAFSGKDTTKVDRSAAYAARYLAKNIVAADLAERCTIQLSYAIGVAQPLSIYLNLHGTGKVDENTIETTIRKIMDLSPTGIRKHLGLNKPIYAKTAAYGHFGRKPEHDGSFSWEKTDLIATLKSMIKVP, encoded by the coding sequence ATGCTGCATCAAAATTATTTTTTCACTAGTGAATCAGTATCCGAAGGACATCCTGACAAAATCTGTGATCGTATTTCGGATGAAATCGTGGATATGATTTATAAAGAAGCGGAGAAAACTGGAACTGATCCATGGTTAATGCGAATCGCTTGTGAAACTTTAGTAAGCATAAATCGCGTGGTTATTGCTGGTGAGGTACGTGTTCCTGATACACTCTTAAAAAGAGATAAAAATGGGGAATTTATTTACGATAAAATCGGTTCTCCTATCATCAACCCTACTCATTTTCGTGCAGTTGCGCGTCAAGCTATTCGTGCAATTGGTTATGAACAGACAGGTTTTCATTGGAAAACGGTTAAAATTGATGTTCTTTTGCGTCAACAATCAGCTGATATTGCACAAGCAGTTGATAATGCAACTGATTGTCAAGGCCAAGAGGGAGCAGGCGATCAAGGTATTATGTTTGGATATGCTTGCCGTGAAACACCAGCCCTTATGCCTGCACCAATTTATTATGCGCACAAAATCTTAGAGCTTCTTGCTATAGCGCGCCATAAAAAAGAGGGAGAAGCAGGAAAGCTAGGGCCTGACGCTAAAAGCCAAATAACAATACGATATAAAAATGGAAAACCTATAGAGGTAACATCTATCGTTCTTTCAACACAACATTTAGATGAAAACTGGAATTCAAATAAAGTACAAGCAGTGGTTGAGCCTTATATTCGTCAAGCTTTACGTGATATTCCTATTTCTGATGAATGCAGTTGGTATATTAACCCAACAGGCAAATTTGTTATTGGTGGCCCTCAAAGTGATGCAGGGCTAACAGGACGCAAAATCATTGTTGATACGTATGGTGGCGCAGCACCCCATGGTGGAGGGGCGTTTTCAGGTAAAGACACAACAAAAGTTGATCGTTCTGCAGCATATGCTGCACGCTATTTAGCTAAGAATATTGTTGCAGCTGATTTAGCAGAACGGTGCACTATTCAACTTTCTTATGCAATTGGTGTTGCACAACCCTTATCTATTTACCTTAACCTTCACGGAACAGGAAAAGTAGACGAAAATACTATTGAAACCACAATCCGCAAAATAATGGATCTTTCACCAACAGGCATCCGAAAACACCTTGGTCTTAATAAACCTATTTATGCTAAAACAGCTGCTTATGGCCATTTTGGACGCAAACCAGAACATGATGGTTCATTTTCATGGGAAAAAACTGATCTGATTGCAACACTTAAATCAATGATTAAAGTACCATGA
- the trmB gene encoding tRNA (guanine(46)-N(7))-methyltransferase TrmB: MIADKTRISEAFFGRRQGKRLRNNQLACIKTLLPTLNIDLNKPAPLELTSLFVNQVKEVRLEIGFGGGENLIYEMERFPQTGFIGVEPFINGMAKILVHIEKHTHYQNHLRLYDNDAIQLLDWLPIASLDGIDLFYPDPWPKKKHWKRRFINVKNLNRFARVLKTGKKFRFASDIDTYVNWTLYHCTHHNSFEWQVESPQDWKAPYPSWQSTRYEAKALREGRTPAYLTFIRK, encoded by the coding sequence ATGATTGCAGATAAAACACGTATAAGCGAAGCTTTTTTTGGTCGCCGACAAGGAAAGCGACTACGAAACAATCAACTTGCGTGTATAAAAACGCTACTCCCTACTCTTAACATTGATTTAAATAAACCCGCACCCTTAGAGTTAACATCTTTATTTGTTAATCAAGTAAAGGAAGTCCGACTTGAAATTGGTTTTGGTGGAGGTGAAAATTTGATTTATGAAATGGAACGTTTTCCACAAACTGGTTTTATTGGCGTAGAACCCTTTATTAATGGTATGGCAAAAATATTGGTCCATATTGAAAAACACACACATTATCAAAATCATCTTCGCCTTTATGATAATGATGCCATACAACTTCTTGATTGGCTGCCAATAGCATCGCTTGATGGAATAGACCTTTTTTATCCTGATCCATGGCCTAAAAAAAAGCATTGGAAACGACGATTTATCAATGTAAAAAACCTTAATCGTTTTGCTCGAGTGCTTAAAACAGGTAAAAAATTTCGTTTTGCCAGCGATATAGATACTTACGTCAATTGGACCCTATATCACTGCACACATCATAATAGTTTTGAATGGCAAGTAGAAAGTCCTCAAGATTGGAAAGCCCCCTACCCATCATGGCAAAGCACCCGTTATGAAGCAAAAGCTTTGCGCGAAGGTAGAACTCCTGCTTATCTTACTTTTATTAGAAAATAG
- the tsaB gene encoding tRNA (adenosine(37)-N6)-threonylcarbamoyltransferase complex dimerization subunit type 1 TsaB, translating to MFILAIDTASIYCAVALTHHQAVIARISERIFKGHAEKLIGQIAQITNQTGITLDQMNRIAINIGPGSFTGVRTGVSTARALALALEIPAIGVNTLEALAKQAYNKNTMSTITAIIEAGRGMFYYQSFNKDLTALYAPGLQTLENIVADLPQQTILTGPAADIIAAHIKNNKINTATISDLISCEAADVLTYAHLAANKQPQAAPPRPLYLRDADAKQHASFVLPRKNNG from the coding sequence ATGTTTATTCTTGCCATAGACACTGCCTCAATTTATTGCGCTGTTGCACTTACCCATCATCAAGCTGTTATTGCGCGTATCAGCGAACGCATTTTCAAAGGCCACGCTGAAAAGCTCATTGGTCAGATTGCACAAATAACTAATCAAACCGGCATCACACTTGATCAAATGAATCGGATTGCCATTAATATCGGGCCTGGATCGTTTACAGGTGTACGTACAGGTGTTTCGACTGCAAGAGCTTTAGCATTAGCACTAGAAATACCGGCCATTGGGGTGAACACACTTGAAGCATTAGCAAAACAAGCGTACAATAAAAATACTATGTCAACAATCACTGCTATCATTGAAGCTGGTAGAGGAATGTTCTATTATCAGAGTTTTAACAAAGACCTTACAGCTTTATATGCGCCTGGCTTACAAACACTTGAAAACATCGTCGCAGATTTACCACAACAAACAATATTAACTGGCCCAGCTGCCGATATTATTGCTGCGCACATCAAAAACAATAAGATAAACACCGCAACTATATCAGATCTTATCTCATGTGAAGCAGCTGACGTTTTAACTTATGCTCACCTTGCGGCAAACAAACAGCCACAAGCTGCACCTCCTCGTCCACTTTATTTACGCGATGCCGATGCAAAACAACACGCTAGTTTTGTCTTACCACGAAAAAATAATGGCTAA
- a CDS encoding PhoH family protein — translation MKVSTEKPKHIKKAINASPKNINIFEKTSLSETDHIVLTFENNNYAKMVFGKFDENLSYIEQKLGLNIYPRGNKVSIRGSAAATKHAQYALGQLYKLAKTRQELTLSDTESALAMANLPNEKQKSPKTIQSTTKHVPIQLSTHKKTIYPRTPTQEAYLRAMECSELVFGIGPAGTGKTYLAVVHAVTLLERGIIERIILSRPAVETGERLGFLPGDLKEKVDPYLRPLYDALYDMMSAEKVERILASGVIEIAPLAFMRGRTLVHSAIILDEAQNTTPMQMKMFLTRLGEGARVVVTGDISQIDLPAGQKSGLMEAIRILSDIENISIIRFDEKDIVRHPLVAAIVRAYDRDSGKQTKKYHSNDLD, via the coding sequence TTGAAAGTATCAACCGAAAAACCAAAACACATTAAAAAGGCAATAAATGCCTCCCCCAAAAACATTAATATCTTTGAAAAAACGAGCTTGTCGGAAACTGATCATATTGTTTTAACTTTTGAAAATAACAACTATGCAAAAATGGTTTTTGGAAAATTCGATGAAAATCTTTCTTATATTGAACAAAAACTCGGACTTAACATTTACCCGCGCGGTAACAAAGTTTCAATCCGTGGAAGTGCTGCTGCTACAAAACACGCGCAATATGCATTAGGCCAGCTCTATAAACTAGCAAAAACACGTCAAGAGCTTACTTTATCAGATACAGAAAGTGCACTCGCTATGGCAAATTTGCCAAATGAAAAGCAAAAGTCTCCAAAAACAATTCAATCTACGACAAAACATGTACCAATACAGTTGAGCACTCATAAAAAAACAATCTATCCCCGCACCCCAACACAAGAGGCTTATCTACGAGCAATGGAGTGTTCTGAACTTGTTTTTGGTATAGGTCCAGCAGGAACCGGCAAAACATATCTTGCTGTTGTTCACGCTGTAACGCTCTTAGAGCGCGGTATTATTGAACGAATTATCCTCTCACGTCCTGCAGTTGAAACTGGGGAACGTCTTGGTTTTCTTCCTGGTGACCTCAAAGAAAAAGTTGATCCCTATTTACGCCCGCTTTATGATGCCCTTTACGATATGATGTCTGCTGAAAAGGTAGAACGCATTTTAGCTTCTGGAGTCATAGAAATTGCTCCTCTCGCTTTTATGCGCGGACGAACACTTGTTCATTCAGCTATCATCCTTGATGAAGCACAAAATACTACGCCCATGCAGATGAAAATGTTCCTCACACGTCTTGGAGAAGGAGCACGTGTTGTTGTTACAGGTGATATAAGCCAAATTGATCTTCCTGCAGGACAAAAGTCAGGCTTAATGGAAGCAATTCGCATTCTCTCAGATATAGAAAATATTTCGATCATTCGTTTTGACGAAAAAGATATTGTACGCCATCCTCTTGTTGCTGCTATTGTGCGTGCTTATGATCGCGATTCTGGCAAACAAACAAAAAAGTATCATTCTAATGATCTTGATTAA
- the lnt gene encoding apolipoprotein N-acyltransferase: MLFNKLTALLLSITGWKQQICVFLCGALTSFALPPFYLTPVSFLTFPVFVILLDAINATQNLKKRLLISALTCGNFGFGYFVCSLWWTSNALLIDPIAYAWGVPFVILGLPAYLALYWVFAGLIVGWLWTKGIARFFVLAFALGLAEWLRAILFTGFPWNALGYTAMPTPILMQSDVIVGLYGMNILAVLVYSLPTVLFTNEKKKFALVLCFLLILAHSVFGFYRLNTAPNIVDYQKSNYWVRIVQPSIQQNKKLDNVTPEDIFTAHLNLSIMSGTDQTLKPDFIVWPETSVPYILTGTSAIIMRIASLLKPQQWAIIGAVRANTDFHNTQTQYFNTIEVIDAKGKILNASDKLHLVPFGEYLPYQNLLNKIGLNAIADKIGGYSSARVRQTVMMPNGFSYLPLICYEAIFPHEMTFKGPPPQAIINVTNDAWFGITPGPYQHFQQARLRAVELGIPLIRAANNGISAVIDPYGRIVDALEQNAIGFLDSPVPSPIIPIWNNEYRIFSTFILFILMLLCRISFGFTRRP; this comes from the coding sequence GTGCTTTTTAATAAGCTCACAGCTCTCTTACTTTCTATTACTGGTTGGAAACAACAAATATGTGTTTTTTTATGCGGTGCACTCACATCCTTTGCACTCCCACCTTTTTATCTAACACCTGTTAGTTTTTTAACTTTTCCTGTCTTCGTTATCTTACTTGATGCAATCAATGCTACTCAAAATCTCAAAAAACGCCTTTTGATAAGTGCACTAACTTGCGGAAATTTCGGTTTTGGTTATTTCGTTTGCAGCCTTTGGTGGACAAGCAATGCTTTATTGATAGATCCGATTGCTTATGCCTGGGGAGTACCATTTGTTATTTTGGGCCTTCCCGCTTATCTTGCTCTCTATTGGGTTTTTGCTGGTCTTATTGTTGGTTGGTTATGGACTAAAGGGATAGCGCGCTTCTTCGTTCTTGCTTTTGCATTGGGGCTAGCAGAATGGTTGCGCGCTATTTTGTTTACAGGATTTCCATGGAACGCTCTTGGTTATACGGCTATGCCAACCCCGATACTCATGCAATCAGATGTAATTGTAGGACTTTACGGAATGAATATTCTTGCTGTTTTAGTCTATAGTTTACCTACAGTTTTATTCACAAATGAAAAAAAGAAATTCGCGCTTGTTCTTTGTTTTTTACTTATATTAGCACATAGTGTCTTTGGATTTTATCGACTGAATACAGCACCTAATATCGTCGATTATCAAAAAAGCAATTATTGGGTACGCATTGTTCAACCTTCCATTCAACAAAACAAAAAATTAGACAATGTTACACCTGAAGATATATTCACAGCTCATCTAAACTTAAGTATAATGTCAGGAACTGATCAAACCTTAAAGCCTGACTTTATTGTATGGCCTGAAACATCCGTTCCTTACATTCTCACAGGCACTTCTGCTATCATAATGCGCATCGCCTCACTTCTTAAGCCACAACAATGGGCTATCATTGGTGCTGTACGAGCCAATACTGATTTCCATAATACCCAAACACAATATTTTAACACAATTGAAGTCATTGACGCCAAAGGCAAGATTCTTAATGCTTCCGATAAACTTCATCTGGTCCCCTTTGGTGAATATCTTCCCTATCAAAATTTATTAAATAAAATTGGATTAAACGCCATTGCTGATAAAATTGGTGGATATAGTTCTGCTAGAGTGCGTCAAACTGTCATGATGCCAAATGGATTTTCTTATCTTCCTCTTATTTGCTATGAAGCCATATTTCCTCATGAAATGACTTTTAAAGGCCCTCCTCCTCAGGCAATTATCAATGTTACAAATGATGCGTGGTTTGGTATAACGCCTGGCCCATATCAACATTTTCAGCAAGCACGGCTGCGTGCAGTTGAACTAGGAATACCTCTTATACGAGCAGCCAACAATGGAATATCAGCTGTGATCGACCCTTATGGACGAATCGTTGATGCTCTTGAACAAAATGCTATTGGTTTTCTTGATTCTCCGGTTCCATCGCCAATTATTCCAATATGGAACAATGAATACAGAATATTCTCTACTTTCATCTTATTTATTCTTATGCTATTGTGCCGTATTAGTTTTGGCTTTACAAGACGACCTTAA
- a CDS encoding helix-turn-helix domain-containing protein: MTETRKKPDPIDVYVGTRIRLRRNMLGLTQEKLGEQLGITFQQIQKYEKGTNRVGASRLQAIAEIMDVPVSYFFDKGITQSVEGFAESESNFMDFCSSSEGIQLMRAFTNILDAKVRRKIIDLAKALSEEDQKNKL, translated from the coding sequence ATGACCGAAACTAGAAAAAAGCCCGATCCAATAGATGTTTATGTTGGCACTCGTATTCGTTTACGTCGTAATATGTTAGGTCTTACCCAAGAAAAACTAGGTGAGCAATTAGGTATTACTTTTCAGCAAATCCAGAAATATGAAAAAGGTACAAACCGTGTTGGTGCAAGTCGCCTTCAAGCAATTGCAGAAATTATGGATGTTCCTGTTTCTTATTTTTTTGATAAAGGCATTACTCAATCCGTAGAAGGCTTTGCTGAAAGCGAAAGTAATTTTATGGATTTTTGCTCTAGCAGCGAAGGAATCCAATTAATGCGTGCTTTTACTAATATACTTGATGCTAAAGTACGTCGAAAAATCATTGATTTAGCAAAAGCTCTTTCTGAAGAAGATCAAAAAAATAAATTATAA
- the rimI gene encoding ribosomal protein S18-alanine N-acetyltransferase, giving the protein MAKLSLTKKHFEIALLQTDDSAPLHQIHKNCFIPAWEEQTFDTFLKDHSIFGYKVYLINQPNQILGFCLCRLILDEAEIITIAVRPHYQRQGIGSLLVDSILCYLQHAHATKLFLEVEETNLSALALYQHFEFKKIAKRLAYYQSPNVHKNAIIMQKTFKQTD; this is encoded by the coding sequence ATGGCTAAACTTTCATTGACAAAAAAGCATTTTGAAATTGCATTACTACAAACTGATGATAGCGCTCCTCTTCATCAAATTCACAAAAATTGTTTTATTCCGGCTTGGGAAGAACAAACATTTGATACCTTTTTAAAAGATCATTCTATTTTCGGTTACAAAGTCTACCTTATTAATCAGCCCAATCAAATTTTAGGGTTTTGTCTATGCCGTCTTATTCTTGATGAAGCAGAAATTATTACGATTGCTGTTCGACCTCATTACCAAAGGCAAGGAATTGGTTCTTTGCTCGTCGATAGTATACTTTGTTATCTTCAACATGCACATGCCACAAAACTATTTTTAGAAGTTGAAGAAACTAATCTTTCTGCCTTAGCCCTTTATCAGCATTTTGAATTCAAAAAGATTGCCAAACGTCTTGCTTACTATCAATCACCAAATGTCCACAAAAATGCAATCATCATGCAAAAAACTTTTAAGCAAACAGATTGA
- the ybeY gene encoding rRNA maturation RNase YbeY codes for MITIDITIEDAEWDNEDVLYNITTKALTTTMHHLSLNKVTSELSLLFTNDDHIAQINAQWRSQNKPTNVLSFPAFPLKVGQSPKLMLGDIIIARETIIREAKEEGKSFQDHLTHIIVHGLLHLLGYNHETNDEANQMEKLEREILQKLSIKNPYTELL; via the coding sequence ATGATTACTATTGATATAACCATTGAAGATGCTGAATGGGATAATGAGGATGTACTTTATAATATCACCACAAAAGCATTAACAACCACAATGCACCATTTATCATTAAACAAAGTAACAAGTGAACTCAGCTTGCTTTTTACAAATGACGATCACATAGCACAAATCAATGCACAATGGCGCTCTCAAAATAAACCTACAAATGTTTTATCCTTTCCTGCTTTTCCTCTTAAAGTTGGACAAAGCCCTAAACTTATGCTCGGTGATATTATCATTGCGAGAGAAACTATTATACGAGAAGCAAAAGAAGAAGGGAAATCATTTCAAGATCACCTGACACATATAATTGTTCATGGACTCCTCCATCTTCTTGGTTACAATCATGAAACAAATGATGAAGCTAATCAAATGGAAAAACTAGAAAGAGAAATCCTCCAAAAACTTTCCATAAAAAATCCCTATACTGAGTTGCTTTAA